The sequence ATTCCGTTTCCGAAGCAGGCTTACTCATCGCACCGGCCTTAGGTAACATCCATGTAAGGGTGGCGGCCTCTGGCGAACGTCCCTGTTCGCCAGTGCGGTAAGCCCGCGAAGCCGCCTCTTATTCCCCCTAAAAACGCCACGTCCGGACAGGGCGATGTGTAAAAGGCGGATAATTTTCAGGGATGAAAATTAAGCGGAGACTGAACAGGGATGTGAATCTCCGCGACCGGCTTTTACCAAGCCATGGCAGGACTTTGTGTGGCGTTAGGGGCGTGCTTTCTTTGGGTTACCTTGCTTTACACGAGTAAAGAAAGGTAACTGGCACACCAGGGACGGTGTGTCATACCTGCAGGGACAGCCAAGCCATCTGTTTTGCTAGAGCGTTTGAAAAAACACAAAAAAGCCCGGTACAGGACCGGGCTTTTCAGATTACTTAGCCTGGGGGCTGATTACATCATGCCGCCCATGCCGCCCATGCCACCCATATCAGGCATGGCTGGTGCATCTTCCTTTGGAATTTCGGCAATCATGGCTTCAGTGGTGATCATCAGGCTGGCTACAGAGGCTGCAAATTGCAGTGCGCTGCGGGTTACCTTGGTAGGATCCAGGATACCCATTTCCAGCATGTCGCCGTAAGTGTCGTTACCAGCGTTATAACCGAAGTTACCTGAGCCGTCTTTGATCTTGTTCACAACCACAGAGGCTTCTGCACCGGCGTTAGCGGCGATTTGACGCAGAGGCGCTTCCATCGCACGCAGGGCCAGTTTGATACCGTGAGTCTGATCTTCGTTGTCGCCTTGTAGCTCGCCAACTTTAGTGGCTGCACGTACCAGGGCCACACCACCACCAGGTACCACGCCTTCTTCAACGGCAGCACGGGTAGCGTGCAGCGCGTCTTCAACACGGGCTTTCTTCTCTTTCATTTCCATTTCTGTGGCAGCGCCGACTTTGATTACTGCAACACCGCCAGCCAGCTTGGCCAGACGTTCCTGCAGCTTCTCTTTGTCGTAGTCAGAAGTGGACTCTTCGATTTGCGCACGAATCTGACCAACACGATCCTGAATGGCTGCGTCTTCACCGGCACCGTCAACAATAGTGGTGTTGTCTTTGTTGATGACAACACGCTTGGCGGTACCCAGATCTTCCAGCGTCGCTTTTTCCAGTTCCATGCCGATTTCTTCAGAAATCACGGTACCGCCAGTCAGTACAGCGATGTCCTGCAGCATGGCTTTGCGGCGGTCACCGAAACCAGGGGCTTTAACTGCAGCCACTTTAACGATGCCACGCATGTTGTTAACGACCAGTGTAGCCAGCGCTTCGCCTTCCAGATCTTCGGCAATCACCAGCAACGGCTTGGACGATTTGGCCACGGCTTCCAGAGTAGGCAGCAGTTCACGGATGCTGGAGACTTTCTTGTCAACCATCAGGATGTAAGGGCTGTCCAGCTCAACGGTGCCATTTTCGGCTTTGTTGATAAAGTAAGGAGACAGGTAACCGCGGTCAAACTGCATACCTTCAACCACGTCAAGTTCGTTCTGCAGACCCTGACCTTCTTCAACGGTGATCACACCTTCTTTACCGACTTTTTCCATGGCATCAGCAATCAGCTTACCCACTTCCTCGTCAGAGTTGGCAGAGATAGTACCCACCTGAGCGATGGATTTGCTGTCGGCACAATCCACAGACAGGGCTCTGAGTTCTTCAACGGCAACCGTCACAGCTTTGTCGATACCGCGTTTCAGATCCATAGGATTCATACCAGCGGCAACAGACTTCAGGCCTTCGGTGATAATCGCCTGGGCCAGTACGGTGGCTGTAGTAGTACCGTCACCAGCTTCGTCATTGGCCTTGGACGCCACTTCTTTTACCATCTGTGCGCCCATATTCTCGAACTTGTCTTCCAGTTCGATTTCTTTAGCCACAGACACACCATCTTTAGTGATGCTGGGTGAGCCGAAAGACTTTTCCAGTACCACGTTGCGGCCTTTAGGGCCCAGGGTAACTTTTACCGCGTTGGCCAGAATATTAACGCCCTTAAGCATTCTGGTGCGGGCGTCATCAGAAAAACGTACTTCTTTTGCTGACATAATCTCTTTCCTCTAAATTCAGTTAAACCAATGGGCCGGATCAGGCTTCAACAACAGCCAGAATGTCGCTCTCGCTCATGATAAGCACTTCTTCGCCATCCATTTTTTCTGTTTTGACGCCGTAGCCGTCGTTGAAAATCACTGTGTCGCCAACTTTCACATCCAGGGCTTTCACATCGCCATTTTCCAGAATGCGACCATTACCAACGGCAATGATTTCACCACGGGTAGACTTCTCGGCAGCAGAGCCAGTCAGTACGATACCTCCAGCAGACTTGCTCTCCTGCTCTTGGCGTTTAACGATAACGCGATCGTGTAAGGGACGGATTTTCATTCTCAAATCTCCTGAAAATTACCAATATCGAAGGATAGGTCCCGATCACTCGGGGAATGTATGACCGCAGGCTTGCCTGTCAGTCTGAATCGTTACTGACAGCCAAGATGGGGGTGGCAAGTTTGATCTCAAGGGCCGGATGAAAAAAAACTATAAGATTTTTAAATCTCAGGAAGTTTTTGTACTTCCGTTATTTTGCCGAGGATCTGGTTAAAGGCGTCAATAAATTCTGTGTCTAACCTGGCTCTGCTGAACATAAAGTGCTGAGGGGTGACGTGAACCGGTTTATCAAGAATCCGCAAGTCAGTCAGATTTTCTTCTCTGATGCGCACCTGCACCGCCAGACTGTCGTCGATAAAACCATCGATTCGTCCCAGACGCAGCATATCCAGCCGCGAGCCGAAAGACTCAACATGCAGCAACGACACGCCTAACCGGGAATGTTTTAATTGCTCAATCTCATTGCCAAACCAGCCGCCACCATTGAGGGCAATCAGCCATCCACGTTCGAGCCATGAACGAACAGAGCCCTGATTTTCAGGCAGC comes from Lacimicrobium alkaliphilum and encodes:
- the groL gene encoding chaperonin GroEL (60 kDa chaperone family; promotes refolding of misfolded polypeptides especially under stressful conditions; forms two stacked rings of heptamers to form a barrel-shaped 14mer; ends can be capped by GroES; misfolded proteins enter the barrel where they are refolded when GroES binds), which translates into the protein MSAKEVRFSDDARTRMLKGVNILANAVKVTLGPKGRNVVLEKSFGSPSITKDGVSVAKEIELEDKFENMGAQMVKEVASKANDEAGDGTTTATVLAQAIITEGLKSVAAGMNPMDLKRGIDKAVTVAVEELRALSVDCADSKSIAQVGTISANSDEEVGKLIADAMEKVGKEGVITVEEGQGLQNELDVVEGMQFDRGYLSPYFINKAENGTVELDSPYILMVDKKVSSIRELLPTLEAVAKSSKPLLVIAEDLEGEALATLVVNNMRGIVKVAAVKAPGFGDRRKAMLQDIAVLTGGTVISEEIGMELEKATLEDLGTAKRVVINKDNTTIVDGAGEDAAIQDRVGQIRAQIEESTSDYDKEKLQERLAKLAGGVAVIKVGAATEMEMKEKKARVEDALHATRAAVEEGVVPGGGVALVRAATKVGELQGDNEDQTHGIKLALRAMEAPLRQIAANAGAEASVVVNKIKDGSGNFGYNAGNDTYGDMLEMGILDPTKVTRSALQFAASVASLMITTEAMIAEIPKEDAPAMPDMGGMGGMGGMM
- a CDS encoding co-chaperone GroES → MKIRPLHDRVIVKRQEQESKSAGGIVLTGSAAEKSTRGEIIAVGNGRILENGDVKALDVKVGDTVIFNDGYGVKTEKMDGEEVLIMSESDILAVVEA
- a CDS encoding substrate-binding periplasmic protein; the encoded protein is MERMIRILCWCCMLSSSLDADAFCQQPLTLVYTGDWPPYFFRVNDSTYSGTDKVLLESALAKMGCHLEILPLPEKRVEMALRSGQADVVIAASKNPKRQQQFWFSAPYRQQHNVLVYRTDVVLPENQGSVRSWLERGWLIALNGGGWFGNEIEQLKHSRLGVSLLHVESFGSRLDMLRLGRIDGFIDDSLAVQVRIREENLTDLRILDKPVHVTPQHFMFSRARLDTEFIDAFNQILGKITEVQKLPEI